The Triticum aestivum cultivar Chinese Spring chromosome 4B, IWGSC CS RefSeq v2.1, whole genome shotgun sequence sequence ATCGACTTCCTCTGTGCGACTGTGCCTGGGATTGAGACTTTGTGCATCGACTTCGCCTGTGCCTAGGACCGCGACATGTCCGAGCTCTTCCACAGATGCTCTGGTATAAGTTTTCATTTGTGAAATTCAGTTAGTGATAACATGAATCACTCTGTTTATGTAGCCAGtattaaaaaatagaaaacaatctGTGAGTTAGATTTGGTGAAATTTGCATTTGCCAACCGGTGAAAGAAAAGAATGATTTGGAGCTTAGGTGATGCTGAAGCTTCTGCCAGAAATTTGACCAATAACATGGTGTTTGGCGTTTCACGATGTGATAACTTTTCTCATGTGATAACATCAAAATAAGCTGAAATTTTTGCACCTCCTCCTGTCTGAACAATGTGTTCTTACAGCTAGTATCATTTATCTGTCTGTAGTTGCCTCATGGGTCTTTAAAAATAGATTATCAGTCTTTCATGACTGCTTCAATCCGCTATCAGTTATGTCTGCATCTCATCATAGATCAATTTGCAGTGGCCATGTGCAAATGATAAGCTTGACAAAAGAAAAATACAAATGAAAAAGCAAAGGTAACAGTTTAGAATGAGAAACACGGTCGGGCGATGAACACACCAATGCATTTCAGTTATAAACAAGCCAACACGCATACCTGTGCTTAATAATAAACTGCACAGTATGAACACCAGCAACTAGTAGCCAACAACGGTAGCTAAAGATTAGAGGCAGAAGTAGCAAGCAAGAGAGGACACGGTACAATCACTGGGATCCCTGCTAACACCAAGCAGCCACAGATAATGCGAACCTTGCGACCTGAGTCGATTTGAACGATTTCCTTTGCTCTCTCACTGAAGGACAAGGCAACCTTCCGACATGTGTGAAGAGGCTTGTGGGACGGAGGATGACGACGCATAAGGAGACTCACTGGATTCCTCTTCCTCGTCAGATTCAGTGAGGCCGGTGGCCTCGAAGATACATGCCTTCACCTCCTCAAATCGCTCCTCCGACAGAGACACCTCAGCGAGAAGCCTCCAGGCCGATGCTTCTGAAGCCTCCTCGAAGTCCGTCCTCTGTTTCAGAACAATGTGGCCACTGATCTCCCATACTGCGGGGTTCACCTGCGTGTCTAGCAGATCCTGGCTCACTTCACCGAGAGCCTGCTTCTCGGCATAGCACTGCGCATTTGCAACAGGAAAGATTAGAAAACATCAGGAAGGTACAATGGGGGCAGCAGCCAACATCATTATGCAATTCATGTGGCAGTGATCTAATTTAACAATGAAGACTAAATAAATGGTGTTTCACAAAACTTTAAGCTACAGAAATTATTTCATGTTTGCAGAAAATCTACCTTGAGAATATATTTCTTGATGGATTAGTAATGATATCATATTTGCAGAAAGAAGCTTTTGACTCTACTGCGGAAATTACCTGAGGAAAAACGAAGATCCTTCTACCAGAATCAGAGATGAGGACGTTGAAAGGAACATTGTTCTCCTGGAGCCAAATGCAAGCGTTGGTAACCACATCAGCCAAATCCTTCAGAGTGTTCCCTCTCTCAAACACCAGACCTCTCACGGGGAAATTTGTCAGTTTTGACACCTTCACTCCACTATTCAGCGCACACTTGGCAAGGGGGATCTTCTTGGTAGGCGCCTTCTCAACAGGAAAAGGTACTGACAGGTAGTATGCCTGTACAAAAAACAAAGTTTTAGTGTGATCACCACAATTATCAACTATGTTTACACCACAGAAGCTAACGATTTAAAGTACCTGGAAGTGGAGATGATTGATGGTGGCAAAGGCACCCAAGCTGTTGTAACCAAGCCTAAAGTATGGGCTTGCAGCCTCAGCTGCCATGTGTAGTGCAAGCAGGAAGCTTTCAGGATCAATTTGCTGAGGCAGGCGGTCAAGGACACGCGGAATGAGAAGCACATGACCGTACTCAATAGGGCTCACCTGCAATCCGTTAGAAGTACCAGTCTTAACATCAAGATTTATATTCTGGAATTAAGGTAAATTTTGGCTGAAAGATGTGTACATTGATTGCAACAACGCTGGGAGCATGGTCACCCTCAGTGCTTGGGGCATTTTCAAGGAAAtagctgctgccgccaccaccgttCCCAAAGCGAAAAAGAACCTCCTCCTGGCCAACCTTGGTGAAGTTGAACTTGGCAGAATCGAATGGCTGGAGCACACGGTCAACACGGAACTCAGTCGGGCGCTTCTTGAGGTGGC is a genomic window containing:
- the LOC123091368 gene encoding GDP-L-galactose phosphorylase 2 — protein: MEMKLTIKRVPTVLSNYQEEGGGGCGRNCLGDCCLPVSKLPLYAFKADPKKPAQDDELPTEFFLNSLLLAQWEDRVARGLFRYDVTACETKVIPGELGFVAQLNEGRHLKKRPTEFRVDRVLQPFDSAKFNFTKVGQEEVLFRFGNGGGGSSYFLENAPSTEGDHAPSVVAINVSPIEYGHVLLIPRVLDRLPQQIDPESFLLALHMAAEAASPYFRLGYNSLGAFATINHLHFQAYYLSVPFPVEKAPTKKIPLAKCALNSGVKVSKLTNFPVRGLVFERGNTLKDLADVVTNACIWLQENNVPFNVLISDSGRRIFVFPQCYAEKQALGEVSQDLLDTQVNPAVWEISGHIVLKQRTDFEEASEASAWRLLAEVSLSEERFEEVKACIFEATGLTESDEEEESSESPYASSSSVPQASSHMSEGCLVLQ